DNA sequence from the Paenibacillus azoreducens genome:
GATACCATCCGAAGAGCTCTGCTTATGCAGGGCTCTCAGGCTGTCGACAGGACCGTTGTCGACAGCCTTTTTTTAGGATGATAGAATTTATAAGTTTTTTTGGGTCCCCGCAAAGAATATGGAATAAAATAGAAGATTAGGAGGTCCACTCTGGAAATTGATGTAAAAGTAATCCATTTCATAATGCCAACCGGTGGTTGATCCAATAGGTTCAAGCATTCGATATACATCCATTGTGAAATGGATTGGATATAGATCGATAAGTATTAGATGATTCGATATCCAGGTTTAAATACTCGATATCAATCCATGATGAAATGGATGCAAAAGTGCATCTATTTACGACACAATGGCTTGTTTTAGATAAAAAGCTTGCGAAAGTGCAGGCTTTGTCCTTTTTCTGAGTGCAATTAGGTCATTCATGGACAAAAGGATGCACTTACGCAACAATTCTGCCTTCCACATCACAAAACGCCTATAAAGGATGCACAATCGCAACAATTGCATTTCGGCTTCAAAAATTCGAAGATAGCGAGTTTTTCTGACGCGCTATTTTTTAGGTATAAACAAGCTCCCCCTTACACTTTGTGGGGTTATTTTGCGCGCTGCGGAGACCAGTCATAAGTGTTTTTTGTCTTGCGGGAAAATTTTTGTGATCAAAAAAGAAGATAAAAAAATTCTCACACGCCTTCAGGAATGGTACACTAATAAAAGCATAATTTAAGATCTAATAAGAGGGCTGAATTTCCTAATCAGATGTTAGCAACTCGCATGATTACAAATACTAATTTTGATTTTCTTTTCTGAAAGCATTGAAAGGGTGGACAAGACATGCGGAATTACCTGGATTTACTTAAAGATATTATGGAGCATGGAACGCCAAAAGAAGACCGGACGGGAACCGGGACGATTTCTGTATTCGGAAGACAGCTGAGATTCGATCTTTCCAAAGGGTTTCCGCTTGTAACGACAAAGCGGGTTCATATCAAGTCCGTTGTTCATGAGCTGCTCTGGTTTCTTAGCGGCGATACAAATATTGGATATTTAAAGGAAAACGGCGTAACCATTTGGGATGAATGGGCGGATGAAAACGGGGATTTGGGGCCGGTGTACGGCTCGCAATGGCGTCATTGGGAGGCTGCAGACGGCACGCATATCGACCAGATTGCGAATGTGATTGAATCGATCAAAAACAACCCGGATTCACGCAGACATATCGTCAGTGCATGGAATGTGGCCGAAATCGATCAAATGAAACTTCCGCCTTGCCATTTTGTGTTTCAGTTCTACGTAGCGGGCGGCAAGCTGTCCTGCATGCTGACGATGAGATCCGTAGATACGTTCTTGGGCCTTCCATTTAATATCGCCAG
Encoded proteins:
- the thyA gene encoding thymidylate synthase; its protein translation is MRNYLDLLKDIMEHGTPKEDRTGTGTISVFGRQLRFDLSKGFPLVTTKRVHIKSVVHELLWFLSGDTNIGYLKENGVTIWDEWADENGDLGPVYGSQWRHWEAADGTHIDQIANVIESIKNNPDSRRHIVSAWNVAEIDQMKLPPCHFVFQFYVAGGKLSCMLTMRSVDTFLGLPFNIASYALLTHMVAQQCGLEPGEFIWSGGDVHIYSNHLEQVRTQLEREPYELPELVIKRKPDSIFDYKFEDFEFVNYKHHPGIKAPVAV